The DNA segment TGAAGTTGTTTTTGAAGGTGACAGGTTAGAACCTGAATTTTCGGATATTTCAGGGCAATGGAATGGTATATTTTTACTTTCGGGGCAGGAAAACACTATTAATAACCTTACGCTAAAAAATGCAACGGTTGGCATTTTAATGGATAGGCTTTTTGATGAAACCGTACCAAAATTAACAATAGATAATAGTCAACTATATAACTGTACTAATTTTGGAATATTAGCAAGAGGAGCAACACTATCAGGGACTAACCTTGCCATGAATAACTCAGGAGAGGCATCATTGGCTTGTACATTGGGTGGTACATACAACTTTAAACACTGTACTTTTGCTAACTACTTTAACAGCTTTAACCAAGTACCCGTAGCACTTAATGACTATCAGGTAATAGATGATGTGCTATACCTTAGCGATATGGATGCCACTTTTGATAACTGTATTATATATGGTTCAGGAAATTATGCCCTTTCTATGGAAAGACAAGCAGATACCGAAGTAAGTTTTGATTGTAAGTTTAATAACTGTTTAATAAAACTTATAGATTATAGCAATCAATTGAGAAACGAACCATTATATCCGTTTGATGGAAACGACATAGCATTAGTACAATATAATAATTGTATAATTGCTGAAAGTTCAAATACTACTCCTGATTTTATAGCACCAAGGGATAATGACCTTAATCTTGGTGAGGATTCTGATGCTATAGATGCTGCTACCGATATTGGTATTACCATCGATCTTAATGGTAATGTAAGACCAAACCCTACTACAGGCATACCTGACATAGGCGCTTATGAATATTATGTTACAGAATAATATAACTAACTGATTTTGTGATGAAAAATTTCATAATTTTATAGCTACAAACATTAAACAAACTAATTATGAAAAAAATTTACGTTAGTCTTGCTGTAATAGCAATAGCTTTTGCATCATGCAAAAAAGAAGAAAAAGTGGAACCAGAAGCAGCAGAAACCATGAGCGATACTATTGTTCATGAGGAAATAGCTCCTGAACAACCTATGGACTCTACAGCAATGGCACAAGCTTGGGAAAAATATATGACTCCAAGCGAACCTCACAAAATGATGGCTGATGAAGTTGGGAAATGGGATTGCGAAATGACCTTTTGGATGGCTCCTGATGCACCACCAGAAACATATAAATCTATAGCTAATATAAAAATGATTATGGGAGGTCGTTATCAAGAAAGTATGTACTCAGGCGAAATGATGGGTATGCCTTTTGAAGGTAGAGCTACTGTAGCCTATGATAATGCTGCCAATGAATACACCTCTACTTGGATAGACAATATGGGCACAGGACTTATGGTTATGAAAGGTAAAATGAAAGAAGGTTCTAACTCTATGACACTTAAAGGTGAAACTATTGACCCTATGACGGGAAAAACTTGTAACATGCGTGAAGTATATACTATAGTTGACGAAAACACTCGCAAAATGGAAATGTATGATAACAAAATGGGCGAGGGACACAAAAACATGGAAATAGTAATGAGAAGAAAAATGTAATTCTAGCTTCCTTTCTAAAATAATAAAATCCGGCTATTGAGTCGGATTTTTAAATATATTTAATTCAATGAAATTTTATTTTTTAAATATTATAAATAAACTTGAGAAATTCAGTAATGAAATAGATGTCATTGCTTTATTGAGAAATAATAATTGGGTATATATTAATGATGAAACATCTGTAGAAAAAATAGTGTATATATTCAGAAAAAATGAAGAATTATTAATCTCCGTAAATGGGAAAGTTGACAAGTCTTCTTGGGAATATTTAGGAAATGGGAATTTATTAATTGAAACAAATAAAGAGAGTCATCTTTTTAAAAGTGGTTTTTTAAATAAAGAAGTTTTAGTATTAAAGATTGATGGTTCTGAAAAATATGCTTGTTTTGTAAGTGAAAATCACTTCGAAATAACAATAAAAAACATTCTCGATTTAAAAGAATATCTTGCCACAAATAATGAAGAGGAAAATAATCAATACTCAACAGAAAAGATAGAAGCTAATTATGTTGAGGTAATAGATGCTTGCCCTGCTTGTAATTCCAAAGTTTTAGATGAAGTCTATATCTGTCCAGATTGTGGATTACATTTCAAGTAAATACACAAAAACCATTTCCAAATAACCAAATTAATAACTAATTTTGCGTTTTCAACAACATAACTACCTTATAGATGATTCATTTCTTCGGAAACCAGACCAATACTGTTTTTGCGGTACAATCGCAAAACGAAATTTCGGCAGAAGATACTGCAAAATTAAACTGGCTTTTTGGAAACGCACATAAAATTGAGAAATCCGTACTAACGGATTTTTTTGTTGGACCTCGTGCTGCCATGATAACGCCTTGGAGTACCAATGCCGTAGAGATTACACAAAATATGTGTATTGCAGGTATTATTCGTATTGAAGAGTTTATTAAAACAACTAACGACACTACAGATTTTGACCCGATGCTTTCGCAAAAATATAACGGACTGGATCAGGAGATTTTTACCGTTAATGCAAAACCCGAAGCAATACTAGAGATTACAGATATTGCTGCGTATAATGAAAAAGAAGGTTTGGCACTAAATATTGAAGAGGTAGAATATCTTAATAATCTTGCTAAGAAATTAGGTAGAAATTTAACCGACTCAGAGGTATTTGGTTTCTCTCAGGTAAATTCAGAACACTGTCGTCATAAAATATTCAACGGTACATTTGTAATCGATGGTGAGGAGAAACCATCTTCATTATTTAAAATGATCCGTAAAACATCGTCAGAAAACCCTAATGATATTGTTTCGGCATATAAAGATAATGTAGCCTTTGTAAAAGGACCACGGGTGGAGCAATTTGCTCCTAAAACAGCAGACAAGCCTGACTATTATAATGTTACTGAATTTGATTCGGTTATCTCTATAAAAGCAGAAACGCATAACTTCCCTACTACAGTAGAGCCTTTTAACGGTGCTGCGACAGGTGCAGGTGGCGAAATTAGAGATAGGCTTGCAGGTGGTCAAGGTTCTTTACCATTAGCAGGCACAGCGGTATACATGACATCATACTCGCGTTTAGAAGAAAATCGACCTTGGGAAAACGGTATGCAAGAGCGCAAATGGTTGTACCAAACCCCAATGGATATCTTGATAAAAGCATCTAACGGAGCGTCGGACTTTGGTAATAAATTTGGACAACCCCTTATTGCTGGTTCTGTACTAACTTTTGAGCATACAGAAGATGCTCGCAAACTTGGGTTTGATAAAGTAATAATGCTTGCAGGAGGTATTGGGTATGGTAAACTAGAACAAGCTGCCAAAAAGAAACCTGAAACAGGCGATAAAGTAGTAATACTGGGTGGCGAAAACTACCGAATTGGTATGGGTGGTGCTGCCGTTTCGAGTGCCGATACAGGAGAATTTAGTAGTGGTATAGAGCTTAATGCTATACAGCGTAGTAACCCAGAGATGCAAAAACGTGCTGCCAATGCCGTGCGTGGTATGGTAGAAAGTGAACACAACACTATCGTTTCTATACACGACCATGGTGCGGGCGGACACCTCAATTGTCTTAGCGAACTAGTAGAAGAAACTGGTGGCAAAATAGATTTAGACAAATTGCCAGTGGGTGACCCTACCCTATCGGCTAAAGAAATAATAGGTAACGAGAGCCAAGAACGTATGGGACTTGTTATCGGTGAGAAAGATATTGACACTTTACAACGTATTGCCGACCGTGAGCGTTCGCCAATGTATACTGTAGGTAATGTAACAGGTGACCATCGTTTTACGTTTGAGTCAGCTACTACAGGAGCAAAACCAATGGATTTTGCGCTAGAAGATATGTTTGGCTCATCGCCAAAAACAATAATGACAGATAAAACTGTTGCTACTAATTATAGTACACCAGAATACAATCAAAATAAAATACACGAATACCTAGACCAAGTACTACAACTAGAAGCTGTAGCCTGTAAAGACTGGCTTACTAATAAAGTAGACCGATGTGTGGGTGGTAAAGTTGCCAAACAACAATGTGCAGGACCACTGCAGTTACCATTAAACAACTGTGGTGTTATGGCGCTAGATTATGCTGGTAAAGAAGGTATTGCTACTTCTATAGGGCACTCCCCTATTTCGGCATTAATAGACCCTGTTGCAGGTAGCCGTACCGCTATTGCAGAGTCTTTAAGTAATATTGTTTTCGCTCCGCTTAAAGACGGACTAAAAAGTGTATCGCTTTCGGCTAACTGGATGTGGGCGTGTAAAAATGAAGGTGAAGATGCTCGTTTATATGAAGCAGTACAAAGCTGTAGTGATTTTGCTATTGAGTTAGGGATAAATATCCCTACGGGTAAAGATTCACTTAGTATGAAGCAAAAATATGCTGATGGCGATGTTATCGCTCCAGGTACGGTAATTATATCGGCGGCAGGTAACTGTAACGATATTACTAAGGTAGTTGAGCCTGTATTGAAAAAAAATGGTGGTAATATATACTACATCAACCTAAGTAATGACAGTTTTAAACTGGGTGGTTCATCTTTTGCTCAGGTGTTAAATAAGGTAGGAAACGAAGTACCTACTATTACTGATTCAACGAAGTTTAAAACTACTTTTAATACCCTGCAACAATTAATTAAGGAAGGTAAAATTGCAGCAGGACACGATATAGGTAGTGGTGGTTTAATAACTACATTACTCGAAATGAGTTTTGCAGAAGTGAACTTGGGTGCTGAATATGATTTATCTGCGCTTAATGAAGTAGATACTGTAAAAGCACTATTTGCAGAAAACATAGCGATAGTGATACAAGCTGATGCTTCTATTGAAGCAGCATTTGAAGCTAATGATGTTAACTTTACTAAAATAGGCGAGCCAAAAGAAGGTACTACGGTTACTATTAAAAATGGTGCAACCAACCTTTCTTTTGATGTTACTGAAACTCGTGATACTTGGTTTAAAACTTCGTACCTTTTAGATAAAAAACAAAGCGGAGCAGAGAAAGCCAAAGAACGCTATGACAACTATAAAAACCAACCGCTACACTATAAATTCCCTGAGCATTTTGATGGGAAGAAAGCAGCTCTAGACAGCACTAAACCAAGACCAAAAGCAGCTATTATCCGCGAGAAAGGAAGTAACTCTGAGCGTGAGATGGCAAATGCTATGTACTTGGCAGGATTTGACGTTAAAGACGTTCACATGACCGACCTTATTAGTGGTCGTGAAACATTAGAGGATATCCAGTTTATTGGTGCTGTGGGAGGTTTCTCTAACAGTGATGTATTAGGTTCGGCTAAAGGTTGGGCTGGTGCATTTATGTATAACGATAGAGCAAACGAAGCATTACAAAACTTCTTTAAGCGTGAAGACACATTATCGGTAGGTATTTGTAATGGTTGTCAGTTATTTGTTGAGCTTGGCTTAATAAACCCTGACCATGAAGCAAAACCACGTATGCTGCATAACGATAGCCACAAACATGAAAGTAACTTTACATCGGTTACCGTGCAGGAAAATAACTCGATAATGCTTAACACGCTTGCCGGCAGTACGCTTGGGGTATGGATAAGTCATGGCGAGGGTAAATTTAGCCTACCTTATGAGGAAAACAAATATAACGTAGTTGCTAAGTATGCCTATAGCGGTTACCCTGCTAACCCTAACGGATCGTCATACGATGTTGCTATGATGAGTAGTAATGATGGTCGTCATTTGGTAATGATGCCGCACATTGAGCGCTCTATGTTCCAGTGGAACTGGGCATACTACCCTGAAGGCAGAAACGATGCCGTTTCACCTTGGCATGAAGCTTTTGTTAATGCACGTAAGTGGATTGAAAATAAATAGTTTAAAACTTTTATAATAAAAAAATGCCTCCATTTTTGGAGGCATTTTTATGTTTAGTGATAACACACTTACAGTTTTTTAATGTCTTGGAGAATTAATAAGTATCTTATTTACATTATCATATTCAATTTCTCTTAACTCTCGCCATTGTCTTTGAGAGGATCTCCATAACAAATCGTATAACTCTTTATGTTTTTCACGATTGCTTTCAAGTAAAACCTTTCCTGCTCTATATAACTCCAAAGCTTCATCTACAGAACTAAAATCAGTTTTATTTAGATTTTCTTTAAGTGATTTCTTAATATATTCTTCTAAAGCAACATCAGTATTGTGTTGAGCCATTATTTCCTTAACTTTTTCACCTTCAGGAAAAACTTTGACCCCATTCAATTTTTGTGATAACATATTGATATTGTTTTTATATTGTATGTAAGTTTCATCTCCTATCATATCTAAATACCTTTGTTTAGCAATTTGAAATTCATACTCAGTAATTCCTTTCCTAAAAGATTCTTTCATTTTTTCATCATCACTAGGTTGTGAATGTACAGGATGGAAAAAGGATATACAAAAAAATAATAGTAGATATTTCATTTTTTACTATATAAAAAAATTATATTCATTAACATGCTCCAGCGCAGGAATTAAACTCTAAGGCTAATTCAATATATGCTGAATTATAATTTACTTCAGCACCAATCATCAAACCTGAATCATATCCAGCGGAGGCTGCAAACTGCACATTCTGGTCATATTGATCTTGCAAAACATCTTGGGCACTATCACAAATACTAATACAATCATCCAAACAACTATTAGTTTGAACTGGGTAATCAACAGTATGATTGTCATGTTCAGGCTGAAGAATAATACCTATTTGATAAACGTCAGCTTTACTCATATAATCATATAAAGCAGTATTTGCTCCTATCATAATACTAAGCTTATTTACAGAATCATCATACATACTTTCAAACTCAGTAACACTGGTAAAAGAGGTTTTGTTAAGGTTATTATTTATCCAACTCATCCATTCAATCTTAGTAGTCCCTGTAATTTTGTTTAATCCTAATTTATCTGTAAAAGCTGCTAATGCACTTTTATAATCAGAGTACTTTTGAGTACCCATCATATCAATGTAAAGTTGTTTGGCAGTACCCAAATCAGTAGTACTTAAACTTTTTAATTGAAATGCTGAGGAAGTAGAAGCCGCATTCTCTGTAGTAGTTGCATCATTATTTTCAGTTGAACAAGAAAAGAAAGATAGTGTTAGAACACACAATAACATTGTGTAATCTAAATTTTTTCATAATTATTTAATATTTTAAAGTTTGGAATTCCAAACGTAATTAAAATAATTATATGTATCAACTATTTTTTGAATTCAACTATAAATATACTGTTCTGATTACTATTTGTTTACATAAAGACTCTAATCAATATCAGAAATTTGAAAAAATAGCCCGAAATTTATTGATTACAGTCTATACAATAAAAGCAGCCTGTACAGGCTGCTTTTATTGTTCATATACTATTAGAAAGTAGATTTAAAACTTTACTGTCGTTTTACAAATTTGGTAAGTACCACTATCATTTGTCCGTCAATTTTACCTTCTATCTGTTCTACGTTATCATGTACTAAGCGTATGTTACGCACTGCCGTACCCATTTTTGCATTTATGGTAGAACCTTTTACATCTAAATCTTTAGTTAGTGTTACAGTGTCGCCATTTTGCAAAATATTACCGTTACTATCTTTATGTAGCTCTACAGAGCCGTCTCCTAAATGATCGCCTGTAGCTTCTGCCCATGCTAAATTATCTTCGTCCAAATACATCATTTCTAATGCATCGGCAGCCCAACTTTCGTTTCTAAAACGGTTAAGCATACGCCAAGATACTACTTGTACCGCAGGTACTTCGCTCCACATAGCAGTAGGCAAAAAACGCTCCCATAGGCGACTGTCTAGTTCTTCTTTTTTCTCAATTTGACTCTGCAATTTTTCTGTAATTAAAATGGCGGTATCTGCACCATTTTTAGTGGGTGGTACATCATAAATAACCAAGTTTTCTGCTTCTCCGCTTAATTCACATACATTTCCGCTTCGTTCTTTGAGTAGGTCTTCTAATTTCATTGGTAGGTTTTTATTAGGACTGCAAATATAAAGATTTTGAGGCTAAGAGATATAATTACTCTGTGTTTGTTATCTTTCATTGTTCTAAACTGTCCTGCCCTATCTTTTATACATTTATGTTATCTTATCAAATACACCTACAGTTTTAATAACATCATCCATTATAAAATAAACATAGTTTAATTATAGCTTAACGTGTCTATTAGAATAAAATCTCAATATTTTCTATGCTATATTTAATATTTTTATAGAATATATGTATTTTTTTTATAATTTGCATAATAAAATTTTATAGAAAACATGAATACAATCACCCGTTTGTTCGATTTTCCTTACTATCAGCTAGAGAAATATAATCTTAAGGAAGCAT comes from the Flavobacterium arcticum genome and includes:
- the purL gene encoding phosphoribosylformylglycinamidine synthase, which codes for MIHFFGNQTNTVFAVQSQNEISAEDTAKLNWLFGNAHKIEKSVLTDFFVGPRAAMITPWSTNAVEITQNMCIAGIIRIEEFIKTTNDTTDFDPMLSQKYNGLDQEIFTVNAKPEAILEITDIAAYNEKEGLALNIEEVEYLNNLAKKLGRNLTDSEVFGFSQVNSEHCRHKIFNGTFVIDGEEKPSSLFKMIRKTSSENPNDIVSAYKDNVAFVKGPRVEQFAPKTADKPDYYNVTEFDSVISIKAETHNFPTTVEPFNGAATGAGGEIRDRLAGGQGSLPLAGTAVYMTSYSRLEENRPWENGMQERKWLYQTPMDILIKASNGASDFGNKFGQPLIAGSVLTFEHTEDARKLGFDKVIMLAGGIGYGKLEQAAKKKPETGDKVVILGGENYRIGMGGAAVSSADTGEFSSGIELNAIQRSNPEMQKRAANAVRGMVESEHNTIVSIHDHGAGGHLNCLSELVEETGGKIDLDKLPVGDPTLSAKEIIGNESQERMGLVIGEKDIDTLQRIADRERSPMYTVGNVTGDHRFTFESATTGAKPMDFALEDMFGSSPKTIMTDKTVATNYSTPEYNQNKIHEYLDQVLQLEAVACKDWLTNKVDRCVGGKVAKQQCAGPLQLPLNNCGVMALDYAGKEGIATSIGHSPISALIDPVAGSRTAIAESLSNIVFAPLKDGLKSVSLSANWMWACKNEGEDARLYEAVQSCSDFAIELGINIPTGKDSLSMKQKYADGDVIAPGTVIISAAGNCNDITKVVEPVLKKNGGNIYYINLSNDSFKLGGSSFAQVLNKVGNEVPTITDSTKFKTTFNTLQQLIKEGKIAAGHDIGSGGLITTLLEMSFAEVNLGAEYDLSALNEVDTVKALFAENIAIVIQADASIEAAFEANDVNFTKIGEPKEGTTVTIKNGATNLSFDVTETRDTWFKTSYLLDKKQSGAEKAKERYDNYKNQPLHYKFPEHFDGKKAALDSTKPRPKAAIIREKGSNSEREMANAMYLAGFDVKDVHMTDLISGRETLEDIQFIGAVGGFSNSDVLGSAKGWAGAFMYNDRANEALQNFFKREDTLSVGICNGCQLFVELGLINPDHEAKPRMLHNDSHKHESNFTSVTVQENNSIMLNTLAGSTLGVWISHGEGKFSLPYEENKYNVVAKYAYSGYPANPNGSSYDVAMMSSNDGRHLVMMPHIERSMFQWNWAYYPEGRNDAVSPWHEAFVNARKWIENK
- a CDS encoding choice-of-anchor Q domain-containing protein, whose translation is MRNCLLLFIAGFVLLLTSCRNDFEFEPSTGNLGFSRDTVYLDTVFTNIGSSTYTLKVYNHSDKDISIPSIRLGEGEQSKYRLMVDGLPGRVFNNIELLAKDSMYVFIETTIDYTEYTNENTNFLYTDKIEFDNGNNYQKVELVTLVQDAVFIKPDRALPTDMKETLTISGAPSDIQGHELATPQELNWTNEKPYVIYGYALVPNGSTLTVDAGARVHFHAKSGLIVDDSGTLIINGTQSATEEMENEVVFEGDRLEPEFSDISGQWNGIFLLSGQENTINNLTLKNATVGILMDRLFDETVPKLTIDNSQLYNCTNFGILARGATLSGTNLAMNNSGEASLACTLGGTYNFKHCTFANYFNSFNQVPVALNDYQVIDDVLYLSDMDATFDNCIIYGSGNYALSMERQADTEVSFDCKFNNCLIKLIDYSNQLRNEPLYPFDGNDIALVQYNNCIIAESSNTTPDFIAPRDNDLNLGEDSDAIDAATDIGITIDLNGNVRPNPTTGIPDIGAYEYYVTE
- a CDS encoding DUF1579 domain-containing protein → MKKIYVSLAVIAIAFASCKKEEKVEPEAAETMSDTIVHEEIAPEQPMDSTAMAQAWEKYMTPSEPHKMMADEVGKWDCEMTFWMAPDAPPETYKSIANIKMIMGGRYQESMYSGEMMGMPFEGRATVAYDNAANEYTSTWIDNMGTGLMVMKGKMKEGSNSMTLKGETIDPMTGKTCNMREVYTIVDENTRKMEMYDNKMGEGHKNMEIVMRRKM
- a CDS encoding PhnA domain-containing protein; translation: MKLEDLLKERSGNVCELSGEAENLVIYDVPPTKNGADTAILITEKLQSQIEKKEELDSRLWERFLPTAMWSEVPAVQVVSWRMLNRFRNESWAADALEMMYLDEDNLAWAEATGDHLGDGSVELHKDSNGNILQNGDTVTLTKDLDVKGSTINAKMGTAVRNIRLVHDNVEQIEGKIDGQMIVVLTKFVKRQ